A single window of Leptolyngbya ohadii IS1 DNA harbors:
- the serS gene encoding serine--tRNA ligase, producing the protein MIDLKQLRENPEAFQKQLSLRGEFDLSPLLDLDRQQREIEVNRSQLQARSNEIGKLVGQKMKSGAKPDDAEILALKEEGNQLKAQISDLEGQEREIKAEMERILLTIPNLPDPSTPIGKDEEENVELYRWGDEYLPTNPNILPHWEIGEKLGILDFERSTKIARSRFVTLIGAGAALERALIQFMLNTHIAAGYTEVLPPFLVSSESLTASGQLPKFAEESFQCKNDDLWLIPTAEVPVTSLYRDEILDASELPKHFCAYTPCFRREAGSYGRDTRGLIRLHQFDKVEMYKFVLPETSEAEHQSLLKSAESILQALKLPYRVLQLCTGDLGFSATKTYDLEVWLPSSGKYREISSCSNCKDFQARRGNIRFKEAGKKGTQFVHTLNGSGLAVGRTMAAILENYQQPDGTVKVPEALQPYLQREVL; encoded by the coding sequence GTGATCGACCTCAAGCAGCTACGGGAAAATCCAGAAGCGTTTCAAAAGCAGCTCAGTTTGCGGGGCGAATTTGATTTGTCTCCCCTGCTTGACCTCGATCGCCAGCAGCGCGAAATTGAGGTAAATCGATCGCAGCTTCAAGCCCGCAGCAATGAGATCGGCAAGCTCGTCGGTCAAAAAATGAAGTCGGGGGCAAAACCGGACGACGCGGAAATCCTGGCGCTGAAGGAAGAAGGCAATCAGCTTAAAGCGCAAATCAGCGACCTGGAAGGACAGGAACGGGAAATTAAGGCAGAGATGGAAAGAATTCTGCTGACGATTCCTAACTTGCCCGATCCGAGTACGCCGATCGGCAAAGACGAAGAGGAAAACGTTGAGCTGTATCGCTGGGGCGACGAGTATCTGCCGACAAATCCCAACATCCTGCCTCACTGGGAAATCGGGGAGAAGCTGGGCATTCTCGACTTTGAGCGATCGACTAAGATTGCCCGCAGTCGGTTTGTGACGCTGATCGGAGCGGGAGCTGCCCTGGAACGGGCGTTGATTCAGTTCATGCTGAATACCCACATCGCCGCAGGCTATACGGAAGTGCTGCCGCCCTTTCTGGTCAGTTCAGAATCGCTGACCGCATCGGGACAGTTGCCCAAGTTCGCCGAGGAAAGCTTCCAGTGCAAAAACGACGACCTGTGGCTGATTCCGACCGCAGAAGTGCCCGTTACTAGCCTCTACCGGGACGAAATCCTGGATGCCTCCGAACTTCCCAAGCATTTCTGCGCCTATACCCCCTGTTTCCGACGCGAAGCGGGCAGCTACGGACGAGACACACGCGGACTGATCCGCCTGCACCAGTTCGACAAAGTGGAAATGTACAAATTCGTCCTGCCGGAAACCTCCGAAGCGGAACATCAAAGCCTCCTCAAGAGCGCAGAATCTATTTTGCAGGCGTTGAAGCTGCCCTATCGCGTGCTTCAGCTTTGCACCGGAGATCTAGGTTTTTCAGCGACAAAGACCTACGACCTGGAAGTGTGGCTCCCCTCCTCCGGCAAGTATCGCGAAATTTCAAGCTGCTCCAACTGTAAGGATTTCCAGGCACGGCGCGGCAATATTCGCTTCAAGGAAGCAGGCAAGAAGGGCACGCAGTTTGTCCACACGCTCAATGGCTCCGGTCTAGCAGTGGGTCGAACGATGGCAGCAATTCTGGAGAACTACCAGCAGCCTGACGGTACGGTAAAAGTTCCAGAGGCATTACAGCCCTACCTCCAGCGAGAAGTACTGTAA
- a CDS encoding sensor histidine kinase, with protein sequence MYKWYLPTLSEILALSASSASSPNSANRFPAQQQVRTDREWSGAIAALNQLLQNQPVGLDENSSDETAIKPVSGVVLSGPVAVLDQSLVNQFAAWTLTMSSPMERLKLPPAESLPIDRENLTPPTLPLMTSDPLAAEQFCLVLTPTFSLAMAVGETPAGAPTFLFSFEPEIVWQAWRSIEARMKLVSAPALERLEFLVEQFPPVAPDYRTVMQFTRLMLNHLPDPADLEADDRKRIESIAVPAVKPPVYKTFQPTKAPKRHGKKSHGEEVFAVQPFLSHAIENGISDRASEKTSEKATCLDTELLQAIAHEVRTPLTTIRTLTRLLLKRKELSPEVIKRLQTIDRECTEQIDRFNLIFRAAELENTQTRAPLSPLSPISLSQVLQQNIDRWQEQATQHSHTLEVSLPQKLPMVVTDPTMLDQALTGLVDRITHSLPPGSHIHVRVTLAGHQLKLQFESYPEGKSKDGKADSMKFGVVPTLKSIGQLLMFQPETGNLSLNMNVTKNLFQVLGGKLIVKHHPQQGEILTVFLPLETR encoded by the coding sequence GTGTATAAGTGGTATCTGCCGACTCTCAGTGAAATCCTGGCGTTGAGTGCGTCCTCTGCATCCAGCCCAAATTCTGCGAACCGCTTTCCGGCACAGCAGCAGGTGCGAACCGATCGGGAGTGGAGTGGGGCGATCGCCGCCTTAAATCAACTGCTGCAAAATCAGCCCGTTGGTCTGGACGAAAATTCCTCAGATGAAACTGCGATTAAGCCGGTGTCGGGGGTCGTGCTGTCGGGTCCAGTTGCGGTGCTGGATCAGAGTTTGGTGAATCAGTTTGCGGCCTGGACGCTGACGATGAGTTCGCCGATGGAACGACTGAAGTTGCCGCCCGCCGAGAGTTTGCCGATCGACCGAGAAAACCTCACGCCGCCCACCCTGCCGCTAATGACGAGCGACCCCCTCGCCGCCGAGCAGTTTTGTTTGGTGCTGACTCCGACTTTTAGCTTAGCGATGGCAGTGGGAGAAACGCCTGCGGGTGCGCCGACCTTCCTGTTTTCCTTTGAGCCGGAGATCGTATGGCAGGCATGGCGATCGATCGAGGCACGCATGAAGCTCGTTTCTGCTCCTGCCCTGGAGCGGCTTGAGTTTCTGGTGGAACAGTTTCCGCCCGTTGCGCCGGACTATCGTACCGTGATGCAGTTTACGCGGCTGATGCTGAACCATCTCCCCGATCCGGCAGACCTGGAGGCAGACGATCGCAAGCGAATTGAAAGCATTGCCGTCCCTGCTGTGAAGCCGCCCGTTTACAAAACCTTCCAGCCCACCAAAGCACCCAAACGCCACGGGAAGAAATCCCACGGGGAAGAAGTTTTTGCGGTGCAGCCGTTCCTGTCTCACGCTATCGAGAATGGCATCAGCGACAGAGCGAGTGAGAAGACCAGCGAGAAAGCCACCTGCCTCGACACTGAACTGCTTCAGGCGATCGCCCACGAAGTTCGCACCCCCCTGACCACCATTCGCACCCTGACCCGCCTGCTGCTGAAGCGCAAAGAGCTAAGCCCAGAAGTGATTAAGCGGCTCCAGACAATCGATCGGGAATGCACCGAACAGATCGACCGCTTTAACCTGATCTTCCGCGCCGCCGAACTGGAAAACACCCAGACCCGTGCGCCCCTGAGTCCGCTGTCGCCAATTTCCCTGTCGCAGGTGCTTCAGCAGAATATCGATCGCTGGCAGGAGCAAGCCACCCAGCACAGCCACACCCTCGAAGTCAGCTTGCCGCAAAAGCTGCCGATGGTCGTCACCGATCCGACGATGCTGGATCAGGCACTGACTGGACTGGTCGATCGCATTACCCACAGTCTGCCACCCGGAAGTCATATTCACGTTCGCGTGACGCTGGCGGGACATCAGTTGAAGCTGCAATTTGAGTCCTATCCCGAAGGCAAATCCAAAGACGGCAAAGCAGACAGCATGAAGTTTGGCGTAGTCCCCACCCTGAAGTCGATCGGGCAACTGCTGATGTTTCAACCGGAAACGGGCAACTTGAGCCTGAACATGAACGTAACCAAAAATCTGTTTCAGGTGTTGGGCGGCAAGCTGATTGTGAAGCATCACCCGCAGCAGGGGGAGATTCTGACGGTCTTTCTGCCGCTGGAAACGCGATAG
- the cysH gene encoding phosphoadenosine phosphosulfate reductase, whose amino-acid sequence MTSYSPEADAGQRVDISKLDLEELNRRFDTAHPSEVLAWCAENIPYGLVQTSAFNIDDMVITDIIYRQLNFPAPVPVIFLDTLYHFPQTLELVAKAKEIYSLNLQTYKAPDVNSREEFAAKYGEALWDTDIAQFHQITKIEPLQRGLDELNTIAWITGRRRDQAVTRANMPVFELDNQNRLKVNPLAAWTRQKSWEYAAEHQMIYNPLHDQGYPSIGDEPITTPVADGEDERAGRWRGTGKTECGIHI is encoded by the coding sequence ATGACAAGCTATTCCCCCGAAGCCGATGCCGGACAGCGTGTTGACATTAGTAAGTTAGATCTGGAAGAGCTAAATCGTCGTTTCGATACGGCTCATCCTTCGGAAGTTCTTGCCTGGTGCGCGGAAAACATTCCCTACGGTCTGGTGCAAACCAGCGCCTTCAACATTGACGACATGGTGATCACCGACATCATCTACCGTCAGCTCAACTTCCCCGCCCCCGTGCCCGTGATCTTCCTGGACACCCTGTACCACTTCCCCCAAACCCTGGAACTGGTGGCAAAGGCAAAGGAAATTTATAGCCTCAACCTTCAGACCTACAAAGCTCCGGACGTCAACTCGCGAGAAGAATTCGCTGCCAAGTACGGCGAAGCACTGTGGGATACGGACATTGCCCAGTTCCACCAGATCACCAAAATTGAACCGCTCCAGCGTGGACTGGATGAACTAAACACGATCGCCTGGATTACGGGTCGTCGTCGCGATCAGGCAGTCACCCGCGCCAATATGCCGGTGTTTGAGCTGGATAACCAGAATCGCCTCAAGGTGAATCCGCTGGCAGCCTGGACTCGCCAAAAGTCCTGGGAATATGCAGCAGAGCATCAGATGATCTACAACCCGCTGCACGATCAAGGCTATCCCAGCATTGGCGATGAGCCGATCACCACTCCCGTTGCCGATGGCGAAGATGAGCGGGCAGGACGCTGGCGCGGTACGGGTAAAACCGAGTGTGGCATCCATATCTAA
- a CDS encoding glutaredoxin family protein yields the protein MKLILFSKPGCHLCEGLQEKLEQIHSLQFDLEVRDITSRDDWFQAYQYEIPVLYMVKEADQAPILVPRVSPRASVEQIDRLLQKTLLQSSENKAE from the coding sequence ATGAAATTGATTCTTTTTAGCAAACCGGGCTGCCATCTCTGCGAAGGACTCCAGGAAAAGCTGGAGCAAATCCACAGCCTGCAATTTGATTTAGAAGTGCGAGACATTACCAGCCGCGACGATTGGTTTCAGGCGTACCAGTACGAAATTCCCGTGCTTTATATGGTGAAAGAGGCGGATCAGGCTCCCATTCTTGTGCCGCGCGTTTCGCCCCGTGCTTCGGTGGAGCAAATCGATCGATTATTGCAAAAGACTCTATTGCAGAGTTCAGAAAATAAGGCAGAATAA
- a CDS encoding UDP-N-acetylmuramoyl-L-alanyl-D-glutamate--2,6-diaminopimelate ligase, producing MKLKELLSHLPALSALPNYLAPDHPALEAEVKGLTTNSHACQPGDLFIGMPGTRVDGGDFWASAIGAGAVAAIVSPSAAEKAGSTSNQSSAQPCVIAYPDMWQACARLAATFYDFPAEKMSLVGVTGTNGKTTTTHLIEFLLLQAHQSTALLGTLYARWAGYQETAVHTTPFAVELQEQLSEAQKAGSQVAVLEVSSHALAQGRVWGCPFEVSVFTNLTQDHLDYHKDLEDYFNAKALLFSPDYLKGRAIVNLDDPYGRRLVEQIEGNQVWTYSVTDSTADLWTGDLEYESDGVRGILHTPVGEIPFQSPLVGQYNIANVLAAVGAALHLGVDLETIAQCLPQFSGVPGRMERVQTSPQQEISVIVDYAHTPDSLENLLKASRPFIPGRMICVFGCGGDRDRTKRPKMGAIAAELADWVVVTSDNPRTEDPQRILEDILAGIPDTVEPTVLADRALAIETAILEAKPGDGVLIAGKGHEDYQILGTEKVHFDDREQARSALAAREKNS from the coding sequence ATGAAGCTGAAAGAACTGCTGTCCCATCTGCCCGCCCTGTCTGCCCTACCCAATTATCTAGCACCCGATCATCCGGCACTGGAGGCGGAGGTTAAAGGCTTGACGACCAATTCCCACGCCTGTCAGCCCGGTGATTTGTTTATTGGGATGCCGGGAACCCGTGTGGATGGGGGCGATTTTTGGGCAAGTGCGATCGGGGCAGGGGCAGTGGCGGCGATCGTTTCTCCTAGTGCGGCGGAAAAAGCAGGTTCAACCTCCAATCAGTCCTCAGCTCAGCCCTGTGTGATTGCCTACCCGGATATGTGGCAAGCCTGCGCCCGATTAGCGGCGACCTTCTACGACTTTCCGGCGGAAAAAATGAGCCTGGTCGGGGTCACGGGAACCAACGGCAAAACCACCACGACCCATCTGATCGAATTCCTGCTGCTCCAGGCACACCAATCCACAGCCCTGCTCGGCACTCTCTACGCCCGATGGGCAGGCTATCAGGAGACGGCAGTTCACACCACGCCCTTTGCCGTCGAACTGCAAGAACAGCTGTCCGAGGCACAGAAAGCAGGCTCTCAGGTTGCCGTCCTGGAGGTGAGTTCCCATGCGCTGGCACAGGGTCGGGTCTGGGGCTGTCCGTTTGAAGTCAGCGTGTTTACGAACCTGACCCAGGATCACCTCGACTATCACAAAGATCTAGAAGATTACTTCAATGCCAAGGCACTGCTATTCAGTCCGGATTACCTGAAGGGAAGGGCGATCGTGAATCTGGATGATCCCTACGGTCGTCGATTGGTGGAGCAGATTGAGGGAAATCAAGTCTGGACGTACAGCGTTACGGATTCGACAGCGGATCTGTGGACGGGCGATCTGGAGTACGAGTCGGACGGGGTGCGCGGCATTCTGCATACGCCGGTGGGAGAGATCCCGTTTCAGTCGCCGCTGGTGGGACAGTACAACATTGCCAATGTACTGGCGGCAGTTGGGGCAGCGCTGCATCTGGGAGTCGATCTGGAGACGATCGCCCAATGCCTTCCCCAATTTAGCGGTGTACCGGGACGGATGGAACGAGTGCAGACCAGTCCCCAGCAGGAAATTAGCGTCATCGTAGACTATGCCCACACGCCGGACAGTTTGGAGAACTTGCTGAAGGCGTCTCGTCCGTTTATTCCGGGGCGGATGATCTGTGTGTTTGGCTGCGGGGGCGATCGCGACAGAACCAAGCGTCCCAAGATGGGAGCCATTGCCGCTGAACTGGCAGACTGGGTGGTAGTGACTTCCGATAATCCGCGCACCGAAGATCCGCAGCGCATCCTGGAGGACATTCTGGCTGGAATTCCTGATACGGTAGAACCCACTGTGCTTGCCGATCGTGCCCTGGCAATTGAAACCGCCATTCTGGAGGCAAAACCCGGAGACGGGGTGCTGATTGCGGGCAAGGGACACGAAGATTACCAGATTCTCGGCACCGAGAAAGTTCACTTTGACGATCGGGAACAGGCGCGATCGGCATTAGCTGCACGAGAAAAAAATTCTTAG
- a CDS encoding ATP-binding protein, which produces MTALPPLDRSLYELAQSASPTPALQLSPTTFKSMVGLLLDFLLEQKTAATIWVKLPRGKVWQAELERFCQTAQLPHQIYLLQNEADWLEDSADKDPRIRLEPGSIAKAVQEMDWTGDLMDVTVIGTPVSKAESEKNSGKAKVSPFPLVPETQLKREYFLLVAAQNFYGLLLAHRPRSSRSTSQDNLGLGAGNPDEEALERKHPLLTLYSFDAALLKPVLAGINQAIAWKETACSPEFPCLNWEELQAKGMAQHLDPLLLAQLLTKQVQRQEDLWRSGAIERQRAKQAAELQQENQELLTTLQQKNDFVQNLGQELRTPLATMKTALSLLNSPSLKPPQRQKYMEMLSRECDRQNSLISSGLSLLQLENAAELPPSEPLRLSEIVPGVVSTYQPLAEEKGLRLAYTIPEDLPAVDCPHNGLRQIVINLLHNSIKFTPRGGQVWVRAKQQSEQIHIEFRDTGIGIAPSELPKIFDRFYRGRQSGDDSGVGLGLTIVQQLVNRSRGSINVKSKPGEGTVFVVVLPVRSGKASKVAGQAGQGEGE; this is translated from the coding sequence ATGACAGCTTTGCCCCCGCTTGATCGATCCCTGTACGAACTGGCTCAGTCTGCCTCTCCTACCCCTGCCTTGCAGCTCAGTCCCACAACCTTTAAGTCGATGGTAGGGCTACTGCTTGATTTTCTGCTGGAGCAGAAGACGGCAGCGACGATTTGGGTCAAGTTACCCAGGGGAAAGGTGTGGCAGGCGGAACTAGAGCGATTCTGTCAGACAGCCCAGCTTCCCCATCAGATCTATCTGCTGCAAAACGAAGCGGATTGGCTGGAAGATTCGGCAGACAAAGATCCTCGGATTCGGCTGGAGCCAGGTTCAATAGCAAAGGCGGTTCAGGAGATGGACTGGACAGGCGACCTGATGGACGTCACGGTGATTGGCACACCTGTCTCGAAAGCGGAATCAGAGAAAAACAGCGGCAAAGCGAAGGTTTCTCCCTTTCCTCTCGTCCCGGAAACCCAGCTCAAGCGAGAATACTTTCTGCTGGTTGCTGCCCAAAACTTTTATGGCCTTCTTCTTGCCCATCGTCCCCGATCGAGCCGTTCCACCAGTCAGGATAACCTGGGATTGGGAGCAGGCAACCCGGACGAAGAAGCGCTGGAACGAAAGCATCCGCTGCTCACCCTCTATTCCTTTGATGCCGCCCTGCTCAAGCCAGTTTTGGCGGGCATTAATCAAGCGATCGCCTGGAAAGAAACTGCCTGCTCTCCGGAGTTTCCCTGCTTAAACTGGGAGGAGCTTCAGGCAAAAGGAATGGCGCAGCACCTCGACCCCCTGCTGCTGGCACAGCTTTTGACCAAACAGGTTCAGCGACAGGAAGATCTCTGGCGCAGTGGGGCGATCGAACGACAGCGGGCAAAACAGGCGGCGGAGCTTCAGCAGGAAAATCAGGAGTTGCTGACCACGCTTCAGCAGAAGAATGACTTTGTGCAAAACCTGGGTCAGGAGCTGCGGACTCCCCTCGCCACAATGAAAACCGCCCTATCGCTGCTAAATTCCCCCAGCCTCAAGCCTCCCCAGCGGCAAAAATACATGGAAATGCTGAGCCGGGAATGCGATCGCCAGAATTCTCTGATTTCGAGCGGGCTATCCCTGCTGCAACTTGAAAATGCCGCCGAACTGCCGCCCTCGGAACCCCTGCGGCTGAGTGAAATTGTTCCTGGTGTGGTCAGTACCTATCAGCCGCTAGCAGAGGAGAAGGGACTGCGGTTGGCTTACACCATTCCGGAAGATTTGCCTGCGGTGGACTGCCCCCACAATGGACTGCGGCAAATTGTGATTAACCTGCTCCACAACAGCATTAAATTTACGCCGAGGGGCGGTCAGGTCTGGGTGCGCGCAAAACAGCAGAGCGAGCAGATCCACATCGAGTTCCGAGATACCGGGATCGGCATTGCCCCTAGCGAATTGCCCAAAATCTTCGATCGCTTTTACCGGGGACGGCAATCGGGCGACGACAGCGGCGTGGGACTGGGACTGACGATCGTGCAGCAGCTTGTGAACCGCTCCAGAGGTTCGATCAACGTCAAGAGTAAGCCGGGAGAGGGTACGGTGTTTGTGGTGGTTCTGCCTGTTCGATCGGGTAAAGCTTCTAAAGTTGCGGGTCAGGCAGGTCAGGGGGAGGGGGAGTAA
- a CDS encoding HEAT repeat domain-containing protein has protein sequence MRFLNSFPSSTHLPIHPSTHLPICPYAPMPLETYTPPVSALLTYADCRDLDKQHPDWVNYPQQFGFTEADVPELLRMAIDPEINDLPSDRIEVWASVHAWRALGQLKATAAIEPLISLFGREEDDWILIDMPRVFSMIGEAAIGSLTQCLEDGEQDHQTRVVAADCLTHIALDRVDLWEACTQPIVRLLEQYETNSEDLTTMLIANVLDLKMASAAPLLEKIYAAGKVDEFMVGTWASTQVELGLKRQEDFSPKELRPTPPQGLLEAMKMIEVIDRQRRKPQGFGTAPTPNPKQKKKKKK, from the coding sequence TTGCGTTTCCTGAACTCTTTCCCCTCATCTACCCATCTACCCATCCACCCATCCACCCATCTACCCATCTGCCCCTACGCCCCTATGCCCCTAGAAACCTACACCCCACCCGTTTCCGCCCTGCTCACCTACGCCGACTGCCGCGATCTCGATAAACAGCATCCCGACTGGGTTAATTACCCTCAACAGTTTGGCTTCACCGAAGCGGATGTTCCTGAACTGCTCCGCATGGCGATCGACCCAGAAATTAACGACCTGCCCAGCGATCGGATTGAAGTCTGGGCATCGGTTCATGCATGGCGGGCACTGGGGCAACTCAAGGCAACGGCGGCGATCGAACCCCTAATCAGCCTGTTTGGGCGAGAGGAGGATGACTGGATTTTGATCGATATGCCCAGGGTCTTCAGCATGATTGGCGAGGCGGCGATCGGTTCTCTAACGCAATGCCTGGAGGATGGCGAGCAGGATCACCAGACTAGAGTTGTAGCAGCGGACTGCCTGACGCACATTGCCCTGGATCGGGTCGATCTGTGGGAAGCCTGTACTCAGCCGATCGTGCGTTTGCTGGAGCAGTACGAAACGAACTCAGAAGACCTGACAACGATGCTGATTGCCAACGTGTTGGACTTGAAGATGGCATCGGCTGCTCCCCTGCTGGAAAAAATCTACGCCGCTGGAAAAGTCGATGAATTTATGGTCGGCACCTGGGCATCGACACAGGTAGAGCTGGGGCTAAAGCGGCAGGAGGACTTTTCACCGAAAGAATTGCGCCCGACTCCTCCCCAAGGATTGCTAGAAGCGATGAAAATGATCGAGGTGATCGATCGCCAAAGACGCAAACCCCAGGGCTTTGGTACCGCACCAACTCCCAATCCGAAGCAGAAAAAGAAGAAAAAGAAATAG
- a CDS encoding NUDIX hydrolase: MNPIRMNFPTSSTISEISEQISDRVRAFILRKNRGQYELLLFQHPRCVDAPMQIPGGGVDPGETIEAALHREVAEESGLTNLTIIRKMGTVERCDLKSKRRDRRHYYLMEAPSALPDRWEHIVFGTGTDSGMCFTYFWQRPPINYPKLNYSVFLNPRDLPELFLQ, from the coding sequence ATGAATCCGATCCGCATGAATTTTCCAACTTCCTCCACTATCTCTGAGATCTCCGAGCAGATTTCCGATCGCGTTCGCGCTTTTATTCTCAGAAAGAATCGCGGGCAGTATGAACTGCTGCTGTTTCAGCATCCTCGCTGTGTGGACGCACCCATGCAAATTCCGGGCGGTGGGGTTGACCCCGGAGAGACGATCGAAGCCGCCCTGCATCGAGAAGTTGCGGAGGAGAGTGGACTGACGAACCTCACAATTATTCGTAAAATGGGCACGGTAGAACGCTGCGACCTGAAATCTAAACGCCGCGATCGCCGTCACTATTACTTAATGGAAGCGCCTTCAGCTCTGCCGGATCGGTGGGAACATATCGTATTTGGAACGGGGACAGACAGCGGAATGTGCTTTACCTACTTCTGGCAGCGTCCGCCCATCAACTACCCCAAGCTGAACTACTCCGTTTTTCTGAATCCGCGCGATTTGCCGGAGCTATTCTTGCAGTAG
- a CDS encoding response regulator, whose protein sequence is MKTVLIVEDDLINARVFSKILTKRGGLEVKHTENVDEVMKIAQSREADIILMDVSLSHSMYQGKPVDGIKITQMLKSDPQTASLPIILVTAHAMEGDRENFLRQSGADDYISKPVVDHQQFVDQVMALLPQD, encoded by the coding sequence ATGAAGACCGTTCTGATTGTGGAAGATGATTTAATCAATGCGCGGGTATTTTCCAAGATACTGACAAAACGAGGCGGGCTGGAAGTCAAACATACCGAAAATGTGGATGAAGTCATGAAGATTGCCCAGTCACGGGAGGCAGATATTATCCTGATGGATGTTTCCCTGTCTCACAGTATGTATCAGGGCAAACCCGTAGACGGCATCAAAATTACTCAGATGCTCAAGTCCGATCCTCAGACGGCTAGTTTACCAATCATTCTGGTCACGGCACACGCTATGGAAGGCGATCGCGAGAATTTCCTTCGTCAAAGCGGTGCAGATGACTACATCTCGAAGCCTGTCGTAGACCATCAACAGTTTGTCGATCAGGTCATGGCATTATTGCCGCAGGACTAG